The DNA sequence taaaTATCTATTATCGTCATTGAATTTGTTAGTTAGAAAAGATcgttgaaaaatagaaaatttaaattttgttattaaattttttaaaagtgcgataaattaattttattgttaaatttttccGTTAATTCAAATGGTTGTATCTAGTgtcaaaaaagttaatttttttatttagtctttaaacttaataatttattgtcattttagttcataaacttattttgatttttgaacttAACATGTAATAtcattttgattcttgaaagtatttttaaaattttaattaaaaatgtgtttggcaaaatatttcaattaacttttagttttttttactaactaaaaagtttatttaactatttgataaatgagtttttttagtAATCTTTAACGTTTTTTAGATGCTACTTAAAgtaacattatattttttaaaatgttagtttatagctttttatatttattttctttttgtcctCGAATATTTATTAGATGtcctttttaatgttttttatttaatgttcaaCCACTTCAACATATgattttatcaaacacttatgATTTAATTAGATAAATTTTCAACTTTCAGTTAATTTTACCAAACATAGTCTAAGTCTTAGCATGAAATTATTAGCATAAATATTAACATATTCCCCCACTTCTATTATTTctacaataattataatataagtatgaaattaatttacGAGTAAATACACCATAATAGTAATGTTAAATCTAGGACATTATTAATCTAGAACATTACTAACAAGATTTTATAAGATTTCAAACTAGATATTATATCCAAATTAAGTTATTATcttatatgttattaatatgtgtagaatgttagattaattaattaatctatttgatgaaataatattaatgatgaaaagacaattaaaaaaaagcttGTTCCATTATAACGATTGAATATAAGAAAACATGTAAAGTAAAAGTGTTAGAATTATTTGTTACTTTTTAAGTTCCTCCTTAATTAAAtaagtatattaaattttaaaataaattatttattagtatctatatattaacataatacacagttttattttgattcctatgaaaaataaatttaattttcatatttttatttatttacaattcaCTTATATTGATGTTTGtcgttattataataatattatttgttagaatttaacttaataaaatataataaattaatagtgatttcaaatataaaatataatatttcagatttttagacttatttttcatttgatttttatcaccataaataattgttatcactataaacaaatatcaattatCATCACTATgctaacaatttatatataatatgatatttaattaaaaattcaaaaatattttgaaaaatcaaaatgacaCTTTATAATTATGACACACGACAATCATTAGTATCATGTCATTACCAAAAGTGTCACATAGGTATAACTGTTTGACTTAACAAAGAAAACTAAAGATAAGAttaatttgtcataattttttcaaatttagtaacaaaattttaattttttatattttaggaaTATCTAAATGTTAGTGCCAAATAAattcaatgataaaaataatatatttttttaatgataaaaacaaaagactCAATGAATGTAATTTCATGATAACACATATTGAATGTgtgagaaaatatttaaattggatCTCCGATAGAATATAGGAGTATTTATAAGGCatgaaatagaaaaataggACCAATATCAGTtataactctttgatgagtgaacttttaaagaataaatttttttctaagctTGTGGAATTATTACAGGTACCATTGAAAACCAAAGATCCTTTGGTTAAggtggttgaaaaaaaaaaaataataaaaagcaaaaagatGAAGGCGTTGACTGTAGATGCTTACTAAGCTGACCAAAGTGTCATTCATCCATATCCCGTAATCCTTCGTCCCACTCCATTACAGCACAGCACACTTATCGGTTCAGCACTTCTGGATTGGACAAAACTACCCCTATGAGTGCCCGATCATGGCACGCATTCATATTATTACTCACTCCTTCCTTTCCATTCCGCGACTCACACATACCAACCAACCACCATGGCTTCTCTGGCGTTGCTCCGCAGAAAGCTTATCATCACCAGAACCACACTCTCCTACTCGCACGTGCGCGCACGAGCCTTCTCCGCGGGAAACAACAAACACCGCATCGAGAAGATTCTAGTAGCCAACCGCGGCGAAATCGCTTGCAGGATCACGCGGACCGCGCGGAGGCTCGGCATTCAAACCGTCGCCGTTTACAGCGACGCCGACAGGGATTCGCTCCACGTGGCAACCGCCGACGAGGCCATTCGAATCGGACCGCCGCCGGCGCGGCTCAGTTACTTGAACGGAGCCTCCATCGTCGACGCCGCAATTCGCTCCGGCGCGCAGGTAAACTTTTCTTCAGTTCACTCCTTCCGCTTTTGCTTTTCGTCTTTGGTTAATTGAGCTAATCGAATGTTGACACTTGTCGTTTCGATTAGGCTATTCACCCTGGGTATGGATTCTTGTCGGAGAGTGCTGACTTCGCCAAGCTCTGTGAGGAGAGTGGTCTCACTTTTATAGGGCCTCCTGCGTCTGCTATTCGAGATATGGGTGACAAGAGGTATCGTACAGTTAAGTTTCATAATTCATTATGAATGTGTTATCAATGCGTCTTtagattatcatttttttttttttttggtatggaTTGTGGCAGTGCATCGAAGAGAATAATGGGAGCTGCAGGTGTGCCTCTTGTACCTGGATATCACGGATATGATCAAGATATTGAAAAAATGAAGTTGGAAGCTGATAGAATTGGATATCCAGTCCTAATTAAGCCAACTCATGGTGGAGGTGGAAAGGTGCTTCCCATCTTGATATTTACGAGTTATTCCGTTTCCTGTTCCTTAACGCAGTTGGAGGGGTGTGCTacttttctttatcttctagTCAATTACAGAAGTACTTTTTGAGATGGATGATTATTAATAGAACAGTGAAATTTGTTGTTGCCTCGAGAATTTAGTCCAAACAACCTAGATTTTTGCCATTCTCTGTGCTGTGCTGTGTTTCTGATATTGTTTGTGGACCTCGGTCGTCTCCTTTTCTATGATATGTGATAACCTAAGGTGAATATTTAGAGTTCTGGATTTCTTTTGTGATGAAAATAGATGATAGAGGGATTATTCTGAGAATGTTTGTTGCTCTGAGCTTACAGTTTTATTATGTTGACATTTGGACTATATGTGAATATTGCAGGGTATGAGGATTGTACACACTCCAGATGAGTTTGTTGAATCCTTCTTAGCTGCACAACGGGAAGCAGCTGCTTCTTTTGGCGTCAACACAATATTGTTGGAGAAGTATATTACACGGCCAAGACACATAGAAGTCCAGGTATTTATGCTCATTTTTGTTGCCCTACTGTCATATTTCTCCTTGAAGCTTCATTGGTTGCTTACTTTTCTTCTGAAAAATTAGAACTGCGCCGTGAAGGTTAATCTTTAGCCCAGGGATTATGTGTTCACTTATTTAAGAATTTTACTGGAAAAACGGAATTAAAATAATGGGCATCAATAAAAATGTCATGTCTCATTGATTGAAGTTTATTATGGATTCTTTTCTGTTTATCATTGTAGATATTTGGGGATAAGCATGGGAATGTTCTGCATTTGTATGAGCGAGATTGCAGTGTTCAGAGAAGAcaccaaaaaataattgaagaagCTCCAGCTGTATGGCTTCCATTATCATgtctttaatattaattaatttattttttaattttttttgctggaGTTAAGAACTTGAAATTTGCAGCCAAACATTTCTGCTGACTTTCGTGCACAATTGGGTGTAGCCGCTGTTTCAGCTGCAAAGGTAAGGTCCTTCTATTTCAAAATGCTAAACTGTACTTTCTCAGCCTCCTGCAAATTGCAATAGCTTCATCAAGCTTTGAAGGATCTGAAATAATTGGTTCATTGATTTCTTCTGAGTATAAAAATCTTTAGATACCTTGTATTCAAGATTAGATTGATTTAGAATTTCATTGgcaaatttttcttttccattcgATATCATCCACTGATTCATATTTCTTTCTGATGGCTGAAGGCAGTTAATTATTACAATGCTGGGACTGTGGAGTTTATAGTTGATACAGTCTCTGATGAATTTTACTTTATGGAGATGAATACACGTCTTCAGGTGCTTGTATTAGTTTTTACTGTCACTCAGTCACTTTTCCTAAAATCTAGGCTTACAAAAGTATAACATGGGGGAATGTTAATACAGGTTGAGCATCCTGTTACAGAAATGATTGTTGGTCAGGATCTTGTTGAATGGCAAATCCTTGTTGCCAATGGAGAAGCTCTTCCATTGAGTCAATCACAAGTACCCTTATCAGGTGATGCTGCTTTTCATATCTTTAGTTTCTTCCTACCCCTTTTTCATTTATTGTGTGTGTGGGCGAGGGTGAGTTTGGGGTTTGCTCTGCTTAACTCCATATTAaacttaatgattttttaatgaattaaagTTGACAGTTGGATCAGTATGTGGTTGACTAAAGCTCCTGAgccaaaaaacagaaaacatcaCTTTAAGAGTAAAATAATCTGTATGACTGGTACCAATAGGCttaagatatgattttttttatttttttttgtaaactagGTTGATTGGAAGTCATGTATAAGTACATAGGCCCAAATTCTGTTATATACGCTGCAAGGAGAAAAGAAACTCTTACCAATATTTATGACTAATTGGTGGAAGTCATCTTAATGACATACTCTAAAATATTCCCCATAATGAGGCAAACTGAACTGTTATTTCTGAAAATAAAGAACatatagaaaattttataagCCCCTAGTTAATGATTTTGAGTTTGTcaactatttattttactattatgtGTAAAGTTCCATCCATCTATTAGAGGCCTTGAAGTTTCAGTATATTATAACTCTTTTTGTGATGGCAGGTCATGCTTTTGAAGCTCGAATCTATGCTGAAAATGTTCAAAAAGGGTTTCTTCCAGCAACTGGAGTTCTACACCATTATCATGTTCCAGTCTCATCTGCAGGTCAGATATGCAAAATTAGCCTACTAATCTATTTATGATGAATCTGAATTTTCCCCACTTTGGTTGGAATAACTATGAAACTTCAATATTGATTTGtggatctttctttttttttatcatactgAAAATCTGCTATTTTGGAAGTCCGAGTGGAGACTGGAgttaaagaaggagacaaagtTAGCATGCACTATGATCCTATGATTGCTAAGCTTGTGGTGTGGGGAGAAAATCGTGCTGCTGCCTTGGTCAAACTCAAGGATAGTCTGTCAAAGTTTCAGGTATACTTAAATTTTTGTATTGCCTGTGCTATAGTGAACTGTGAAGTTATCATGATTGTGATTGAGGGTTTGTAGTAAATTTGGCCTTTTCTGTGTTGAGATGTTATATTACTTACCCTTTGTTAGATCCTGTATTTATAACCTTTGGGGCCAGTGGTGGACATGGTGGCTTTTTCGTTCTCCTTCCCATGTACAATAGAGATTCAAGTCattgtaattcattttttttctagttgTATTCTGTTCTTTTGAAATCTTGCTGCATGTTTAAATTGCTAatatcttcttccacaggttgCAGGTCTGCCAACCAATGTCAACTTTCTTCAAAAGCTTGCTAATCACAGGGCATTTGCAAATGGCAATGTGGAGACTCATTTTATTGATAACTACAAAGAAGACCTCTTTGTTGATGCTAACAATTCAGTGTCTGTGAAAGAAGCATATGAAGCTGCTAGACTTAATGCATCCCTGGTGGCCGCATGCCTCATTGAAAAAGAGCATTTCATATTGGCTAGAAATCCACCTGGTAAATTGTCCCATTCTTGCTGTGTAATGTTGagttgtttttgtaattttcctTGGTATTTACATAAGCATGTTCAGGGGGCAGCAGCTTGCTCCCTATATGGTATTCTTCTCCACCTTTCAGAATCCATCATCAAGCTAAGCGTAGAATGGAACTTGAGTGGGATAATGAATATGGTAGTGGTAGCTCAAAGATCATGAAGCTTACCATCACTTATCAGCCTGATGGGAGATACCTAATTGAGGTATcaaatgaaactaattttttcCCTGTTCAATTATGCCACAAATTCTCCAAAAACGTTAACTCAAGATGATATTATATCTTTCAGACAGAACAAAATGGATCTCCTGTTTTAGAAGTGAAATCAACATATGTAAAAGATAACTATTTTAGAGTTGAAGCTGCTGGTGTAATCAATGATGTTAATGTAGCTGTTTATTCAAAGGTAAGTGCTTTCCTCTGCATAGATGATTCTGGAGTTTGTGTGGATTGATTTGATAAAAACATTTAACTGCTGTATCCATCttgattgttaaataaatttcttaagCTTATAAGGCAAATATGGTTTTCCTTGGGATTCAGGATCAAATAAGGCATATTCATATTTGGCAAGGGTCCTGTCATCATTATTTCAGAGAGAAACTAGGCCTGGAGCTGTCTGAGGATGAAGAATCCCAACATAAACCCAAAGTTGAAACATCAGCCAACCCTCAAGGGACAGTTGTAGCACCCATGGCAGGCTTGGTAGTTAAGGTTCTAGTGGAGAACAAGACAAGAGTGGAGGAAGGACAACCTGTGTTAGTATTGGAAGCAATGAAGATGGAGGTTTGTACATTTTCTATTTGAATGTTGGAAACTCCTTTCTTTATCTATTCAGCAAGTTATAACCAAAAACGTTCTATACTTTTTCTAGCATGTTGTAAAGGCACCTTCTTCTGGCTATGTGCATGGGCTTCAACTTATGGTGGGTGAACAGGTTTCAGATGGCAGTGTTCTTTTCAGTGTAAAGGTTCGTTAATTACCTTTGCTCTTCTTTGCATTAGCCTTGGCCTGGTTATACTAGCAATACTATTGTTGCTTTTATGTGTTAGTATATCATTGCATTACATTGTATCGTTCAATATATATTCTCTTTAttatgatgttgatgtttatttcttttttctgggTATGGCTAATGTTACTTAAGAGAGTCTGCTTGTTTAAATAGGTAAAAATAACATAGCATAGATGGAAATGACAATTTGTCTGGACTGTGTTTTCAAATACATTATTTAACCccctcattttcattttccacATACTCAGACAAGCTGACCCTTGGTACATAAAGTATGTTTCTTCTGCAACATTTATGTGCTGAACTAgcatttctaattattttattcttcaacATTACTGAATCTGATAATAAAGAGGTTTCTTCACGTTGAGATAAAAGAACTCAggttattatgttttaattttgctaCTAATTTTATCTAGAAAAATATGTAGTAAGTACCAAccatatattagttttttttgcgTTAAATTTTGGTTAGCTATCATTTCATAAAATGAAATACCTCATTTGTTGATCTACCTTGTCTAATAAACACATTGGTCATCAATTATGAAGCATGAACACCTGAAAAGAGGAGTCATGTTCATATCAGACACATAATGGACAATACAGCATAACATATCATTTCAAATTCTAATTGAGACGCTTCAAATTTTGTTGGATGTTTGTGTCTCGTGTAGTGTTGACACTTCTTAGGTCATCAGTGATGCTGATAATTGTGTTTGGGCAGGATCAATAAAATCGCACTTGACAGCTTTACGCCAAGACTTTGGCAAGGGGGACATTATCTGGAATTCTGGATGGATAGTTATACGCAGGTTAACAACCGAACACCCGAACACCTGGGAGTTGATTACTTGCTTAACAATCTTTGTAACTCAATTTTTCAAGTTACAAAAGTTGAAATATACTTTACAATAATGCAAGTAGTTCCTCCAGCCATTAATAACAAAGCTGTAATTTGCTTCATGTTTAGATATTCTTCCATCAACGGGTCTTCACCTGCCCCTTAAATAAATCTCTAAAGGGGAGATGCCCACACGCCTAAAATCATGTGATAGTCGGAACACCATATTCCAACTACGAATCCAAGATTCAATTGTCTTGGGGGAAACAAGGGTACTAACTTATGGATTCGTTTCATAATATACGCGTTTCATGCTAGCAAAGTGAAGAGCCATAATTGAAACTTTTACATTGTTGGTCTAAAATAATAGTGCCACACTGCACGTATTGATTTTTCACACTATTAGATTTTGCCTCGTTAATTTCCAAATTTTGAAGTCGTTATATGCATACGGTTTGTTGGAGCTTCAAAGGGAACTccaaatctgaaaaaaaaaacctagcgTTTATTAATTGAAGTGATGACCATACATCCATCACATGCCTGTTGAGTTCAAGCAACTTGATCTGGACCACTCCAGAGGGTgagttatttttcttcttctgaagaCTCAATTGATCATTAGGCGAGAGATTTTGACGTGCTTCATCAGTACATTATTTATGGCTTTTGATAGATATTAGAGATAGATTAACTCTCGTTAAACTACCAAAACAAAGTACTCCGTACTCCACCTTTACCTTAAAGACTGAATGAAGTGGTTGATGGTCGGTTCAGGATAAACTTTGATACACTTTTCTCTAATTCTAGTCTTTAATTTAGGTTATCACTTTGTATGttataactcgcctgtgcttccCAAACTTGAGTggtga is a window from the Glycine max cultivar Williams 82 chromosome 2, Glycine_max_v4.0, whole genome shotgun sequence genome containing:
- the MCCA gene encoding methylcrotonoyl-CoA carboxylase subunit alpha, mitochondrial; this translates as MASLALLRRKLIITRTTLSYSHVRARAFSAGNNKHRIEKILVANRGEIACRITRTARRLGIQTVAVYSDADRDSLHVATADEAIRIGPPPARLSYLNGASIVDAAIRSGAQAIHPGYGFLSESADFAKLCEESGLTFIGPPASAIRDMGDKSASKRIMGAAGVPLVPGYHGYDQDIEKMKLEADRIGYPVLIKPTHGGGGKGMRIVHTPDEFVESFLAAQREAAASFGVNTILLEKYITRPRHIEVQIFGDKHGNVLHLYERDCSVQRRHQKIIEEAPAPNISADFRAQLGVAAVSAAKAVNYYNAGTVEFIVDTVSDEFYFMEMNTRLQVEHPVTEMIVGQDLVEWQILVANGEALPLSQSQVPLSGHAFEARIYAENVQKGFLPATGVLHHYHVPVSSAVRVETGVKEGDKVSMHYDPMIAKLVVWGENRAAALVKLKDSLSKFQVAGLPTNVNFLQKLANHRAFANGNVETHFIDNYKEDLFVDANNSVSVKEAYEAARLNASLVAACLIEKEHFILARNPPGGSSLLPIWYSSPPFRIHHQAKRRMELEWDNEYGSGSSKIMKLTITYQPDGRYLIETEQNGSPVLEVKSTYVKDNYFRVEAAGVINDVNVAVYSKDQIRHIHIWQGSCHHYFREKLGLELSEDEESQHKPKVETSANPQGTVVAPMAGLVVKVLVENKTRVEEGQPVLVLEAMKMEHVVKAPSSGYVHGLQLMVGEQVSDGSVLFSVKDQ